AATCATGCAGGCACACAAAATAAATACTCCCTCCGGTGAAATAAAACCATTTCCTATTCTCTGAGGAGTACCACTGTCTATTAGCATCACAGTACATTTATCAATATTGCGAAGTGCTATGTGGTACGTGCTGGGTTTTTTCTCGGTCTTCCCAAGTTTCAAATCTAGTCTCCAAGCATGCAGCTCGGCGTGCTTTCAGATCCGTCCTCTTTCTTTTCTCGGTCTTTGGTGTTCTTTTCCCGGGTTTCGAACGTTTGGTGCATAAATAGTAAAAAATTCATGTTATTTGTCGAGCAGCAAGAAAAAACATATATAAATCCGTTGTCACTCAAAATGAATAAGTGAAAATGATTTTTTTTAGGATGTTACACTACATCCAGTTTTTTTAGACTTTTTTCAGAACATCAAGTGTTTGTGTTCTTTAGGTAAAGTGCTACACATCAAAGAAGTTTTTTTGTTGTTGCCGCAACTAGAGCCTGTCCCGGGCCAGTCCTCGTAGAGTTTTTCTTTCTAGAGTACCAGTCCTCGTAAAATGCAGTTTAAGATTCGGCCTAGTGCTGCTAAGCCCAAACCCAAACCAACCTCAACCCAGCCAAGTCCAGCAATAATACAGGCCGAGTTTGACCATAACTCAAGACATTTTCTTCTTCGAAAAGAGCATGGCCTCTCCATTGGTTGATTCAAAAAGGCATTTCTTTATCTTCTCGAAAAAACGGCATTTTTTTATTGCCAGGTGTCTGTGTCATCACCAAGTCTAAGACAAACGAAACAAAGTTTAATTTACAAGAGGCACTTATGCTCCTCCAATCTTGTCACTGACCATCATCCAAATTACTTCTCTATGCCATAATGTAAAACCTTTTTGTAAGCTAACATAGCTTGCAAAAACATCTTACATTATGGGAGGGAGTAGTTAAATACAGCCTGTGCAATAATCTTCAAATGGCAACACCTAGAAACCAGTCTCATGCCACCCTACCCTAAAGTGAGCCCCACACAAATATCCACTGCCAAAAAAAAACTCTAATCCTATTGAAAACAAAATCGTATAGCAAAATCTTTACAGTAGAACTTCCAAATTGCGTCACAATAATCTTGGGGTTCATCCAAGCTAGAAACTGGCCAACTATATTCGTGATACTTGTAGAGCGGATGTAAATTTGTCTATTAAGTCAAAGCAAGGTGGCGAACATACCGCAAGTCCTTTTCTTAGACCCATGACATGACATAAGTCAACAAGCTTGGTACCGCCCCGAAATAAACAAAAATTGATTGATATTCTCCAAACACAAAGATGTGAAAAACAAATGCTCTTAAATATACACTGTGTACATGCCGGTAGGTATTCATGTCTCCTTTTACCAGCATCTGAAAGCCATATAAGATATGAAGATATGCAAATAAACCACAAAACAACAAAATATGAGGGTTGTTTCAAACCGTAATGCAATAAAATGTACGACGAACATGAAGAACAATTTTTATGTGAAAACCCTATGAAAAAAGATGTTGTAACGAAAGATGTCGATCTTCACTATGTCGGGAGAGGCATACAGAAACGTTACTAGAGATTTACAACAATTCTCATTAGTGCTGCTTAAAAGAGGTACATATAAGACTGAGTTAGAGCCTAAACCATAGCTTGCCAAGTTAAACTTGACATCGTACGCCAGAACCCGTCCTCTCATCATAAGAATTCGAATCATACATCAAGATTGTCAAAAGACGTTTGCGTGGAAGTTTAAGTCAGAATATATAAAGCAGATAGAATAAAGTGATTGGGAGGGAAAAAAACAAGTTGAAATGGAAAAATAAAACGTATAATAAATCCTGAGAAAAAGGCAAGGGTCCAGGCATCTTAATCTTTTTTGCCTTGAGCCAGAGAGATATTCTTGGATGATCCAGCCTCACATTGTTCCGAAAGACGATATCTAGGATGAACATTCCTCGTGATCTAGGTGAACATTCAGTTTGACAGGAAAGAAAAAGGAGGGTGTCTTGTTTGTTGTACCTTAAAGATGATCATTCTGCGTGCACTTTGCATGCTTAGCACACTTTATAATATTCACCACCAAAAGAAGCGATTAGGACCTTTCTCCCCACAGGGAAAAGGGAATCTAATTCCTCCAAGCCAAGGCGATCATAATCTAATCCCCAAGCCGTGAGATTCCATCATGTGCACTAACCCTAACCCCCCTAAGTGCATGGGGCTGTTAAAGAAAGACCTGGCAGAGATTTTCGCTTTGGGCAGGGGAATGCTGCGCTGTTACTACAAGACAACACCACAATCACTGCTCACTAGCTTCTACTACTAGACAAGCAAGCAGACAAAGGAAAAAAAGTTGCAGGATCCAAGGCTAGGGTTTAAGTGGGCCTGATCTGATGACAGTAGTAATATGTTTGCACACCCCAAGGTGTGCTAGGAGTAGTAGTAGCTAGCTCAAATCATCATGCAGATGGGCAATGATCGGGAGAGAATCCCTGAGGTGGCATCTTGTGCCTGTGTGTGGGTGATGCGGAGTCAACTGCTAGTAATTTAACTGTAGGAATTGCTTGATTAGGACATACTGTCACTCTAATCAGTGGCGCTGGCCCAAAAGGGAAAGTTTAAAACTGACACTGCACCCCTAACCTGGGTAGTTTGTTGGTTGTACATTTACTGTATCTTTTAGCACATTTTCCAGCAAGCGTGGGGTGATTGGTTAGTGGTTTGGTCATGGGGGGTTATGATTAGGGCAGTGGGGGTGTGGTGGTCAACTCTTAGGGCACAATGATGCACCCTGTGTGATACAGACAAACCCACTATATATGCCCTCTGCTAAAGCCTGACGACTGAGGCTGCTAATACTCCTCCCTTTTTGCTGCTTGCATTGCATGCATCGTGCTTAATTGCGTGGCACATTTCGTACCACAAAAGCATTCTACATAATCCTGGCTGTATGTATATATGTAGGGTCTCTGCTTgtcattttctgttttttttctttcttccttCCTGATAGTATAAAAAATAGCGATGATTTTTATTTTTCTCATTTGAACTACAAGTAGCTGGCGCGACGTTTAATTCCCATGTGAACTTGTGAAGAAACAAGCTCTGTTCGTGGCCAattagcagcagcagcagcagttaTGGGCACCGATCAGGGGAGATCAGTGTCCATGATGAATTCATATCTTCCGACAATGGGATTTGATGCCGCGCTTGCTTATGCACGAGAATTAAATACCCGACCCGGCCAGCACAAGGGTCTTGTGGATGAATGCATATAGAGCCCATGAGAGCATTGATCAAGCGCCTAACCTAACTCGATCCATTCCTCCCTGTTCTTtgggaaccccccccccccccccctctctgtCTCTCTGACAAGAGCGATGATGAGAGAGAAATCGTCCGTTTGGGCGTCAAAAACAAACAAGCAAGCAGGGAATCACGGCCAGAGTGGAGCGGAGGCATGCGGGCGCTGTTCCCTTCAGCTTCACCTTCTCTCTCTGGCTCGCCTCGCCTTGCTTCTGACACAGCACACACCCTCCATCACTCTACGAAGTACGCTCGGTTTCTTTCCTGATAGTGCAAGCAAAGCAAGCGCCAGACACACACACTACCTATTATTTCCTCTCCATCAGTCCATCTCTCCCTCCCTCACACACATCTCTTTTCCTTTTCGTTATTATTTACACCGAGGGCGAGCGAGCACTAGAAGAAAACAGCCTAGCCTTGCCTTGCCATCTGCCCAAGCTCCCTTCGCTTctcccttctctctctctctctctctctctctctctctcgctcctcTGGCTAAGCACAGCACAGCGCAGCACAGACAGATCCTCCGTCTCCATACTTTACACTATTATTTTCCTTGTATTGCCGCTCTGTGCCGTGGGTGTGCCTGCCTTTAGGAAAGGCCCTAGACCCTAGACGCCCTAGTGCAATGGTGGAAGCTGCAAAGGCTGGAGAGGCCTTGCTCCTTCCTTCCTTGTCCTCTTGATTAGCCCTTGACAAACACCGAGGTTCGTTTGCTTTTGGTCTCTTCTTGCTcaccctcccctcccctcccctctctctctcctcctccactgTTCAAGCAGCGCAGTgcaggacaagaagaagaagaaaaaaaccaTAGATGGTCTCTCTATCACACACATAAACACACAACATCTGTCCATGAAGgaagctcctcctcctcctccccctgcTTAGCTAGCTCTTAGTCCTTCTTGGTGTGTGGGAGAGGAAGGGGGGGAGAGGTCAAAGGAAGGCTGGTCCATACATTAGtccatccacacacacacacacacacacacaaaaaccaCTCCTAGCAGCTTGCTTGCTTGCtgctactagtactagtagtaactaGTAAAACTCGCATCCACGGGAGGAGTAACCCCTCACTCGGTCGCTTTGCTTGCCAAGAACAGCCCCACTGTTCATCATCCATCCTACCATCCTTCCTTCCTGCATCTAGTTGTGAGTGAGTACAGCAGCTACCCATCTTCTAAAGCTTCCCCTCCTTCCCTTTTCTCTTCTAATCTTGTTTGCATGGGCAGAGGAGGAGCCCAGCAAAGTAGAGGCTAAGCTAGGCAGGAGCAGGATATTGTTGTGTATTTTGCATTTATTTATTATTTGTATCTATGTGTGTATGTATGGTGTAATTGAGCAGCTGGCTAGATTATGTATGCTCTTGGGGTTTGCAAGTGGTATCTTCTTGATAAGGTCCCCAAGATCCCACACCACACCACACCATGCACCTCTCTCTCTCACATCACCTTCCTTTTTgttctctctcttttcttttctttagtgTTGAGAGTCCCAAGAAACACTGAATTTTGTTGGCGTTGAGTTGGAGGCGCCATTGGCCTTTTCTTGCCCTCTCTCATGGTGTCCATTGTGCAGCTGCAGAGAAGGCGAACAGAAGCAGCAGCGTCAGCGAGAGGCATCCTTCCGGACAGGGAGGAGAGGATGGATCTTTCTGTGCCCCGAGGCGAGTTCCCGATCCCAAtgcacgccgccgcctcgccctaCGGGGGCATCGGCGGCGGGGGCGTCGCCGTCGCCGACCATGCCATGGAGCTCCACCATGACCACGCCAACCACAACGGCCAGTCCCAGTCCCAGGCGCAGGACATGCCGTCGCCTCCCGCTGCTGTGTCTGAGGACAGCTCCGGGAAGAAGCGCGCGGCGGCCATTGCCGGCGGAGCGGGAGGGCCGGCGGTCAAGTACCGGGAGTGCCTCAAGAACCACGCGGCGGCCATCGGCGGCAACGCCACCGACGGGTGCGGCGAGTTCATGCCCAGCGGCGAGGAGGGCTCGCTGGAGGCGCTCAAGTGCTCCGCCTGCGGCTGCCACCGCAATTTCCACCGCAAGGAGCTCGACGACTTCGACGGCGACAGCTGCGCCTCGCACGGCTACGGCTACGGCCACCACGCCGTCCGCCGCCTGCTCGGCCCCGCCGTGCCGCACCACCACAAGAGCAGCGGGGGCCTCCTCGTCACCGCGGACCACTACGGCGCCTACGCCGCGGCGCGCGcgctccctccgccgccgcccccgccgctggGACACCACCACCAGATCATCATGCCGCTCAACATGATCCAGACGTCCGAGTCGGACGAGAtggacggcagcggcggcggcggtatcATGGGCGACGGCAGAGGCGAGCTagcctcaggcggcggcggcggctcctcctcgTCCAAGAAGCGCTTCCGCACCAAGTTCACCGCCGAGCAGAAGGGGCGCATGCTGGAGTTCGCGGAGAACGTGGGGTGGCGTCTCCAGAAGCTGGACGACGCCATGGTGCAGCACTTCTGCCAGGAGATCGGCGTCAAGCGCCGGGTCCTCAAGGTCTGGATGCACAACAACAAGCACAACCTCGCCAGCAGGCCGCTCCCTACCTCGCCTGCGCAGCCGCAGTCACAGTCGATGCCGCTGGCGATGTCAATGCCGATGCCGATGCAAGTGCCGCCGTCGCAGCCCGGGCCTTCGGGCCACCGCGGCCCCAGCTCCCCGCATGCGCAGGGGGAGCTCAAGCTCGACTGACGGCACAAAGAAGCCCTGGTGTCTGTCAACGGCGCCATGGTGGCTGATTCTGCTAGCGTTAGTAAGCCGCATTGCCATTAATTTCACTGTTCCATCGGAGCGATCGATCGAAGCAGagagaagagaagagaaccaAAAAACAAACCCGAGTCTATCACCATCTCCATTTTTTTCCTTTCTCTGTTTATCTTGTCATAAGGTTGGGGAGCAAGCATGAGAGGGGGGACATAGGCGAACCGGACTGAGCTCCACTCAATTTCAATTTATTTTTCCTGGACCTAGTTTTtttcttcttcgtctccttggttGGTGTCTCTGACTTGAAGTCTAGCAGTACCTGTTGAGCTGAGCATTTGAGTTGTCATGGATCAGAGGTTGTATGAAATGAATTCTGACTTGTTTACAATTTCTCCATTTATCTTCAGTTCCCTGGGCTAATCCGCAGACTCTGAAAAGAAAAGAGAACATGGGATGCAATCCCTCCCCAGGTCTTGTATCTTTCAGGCGCACTGTTCACGAGTCATGACATGATCTGCATGCTTAATCTGCAGCTCCTGTCGGTGCTGTTACTGTGGCCTGCCTGCCTGCATGCATGCGGGCACGCCTATGCCTGATCTGATCCGGCGATGTGAATTCACCGCTCACAAGCCACAAGCCACAAAGACAACGAAAAGGGAAGGGAGATCCTTGTCAAGAATTCGGGAGCGTGAAAATTAAAATTTCGGTGTCCCCGTTTCTCCATTTGGAGCAGATGATAGTCCTTTGGCCTGCGCATCGGGTTGGCCCTGCCCGGCCCCGAGCGAGCGAGCAATCAATCATTCTTGGGGCCGTGTACGAGTGCAGGGGGGCAGGGGAGCATGTGGCCAGCCAATCCAAAATTGGTTCGGGTTTGCCGCGGGAACAGAGATGGAAACCATGCGGGATATCGCAGTGCTCCCCGTGCTCCTGCAGGAGATTTTTCTACGAGTTATTCTTCTTTTTTTTGACGGATTCCTACGAATTCTTCTCGATCATCTGCTCGCTGTTCCTGCATGTGCGATTGAGGCGTTGATTTGGTGGTGTTTGTGGCAGCAAATGACGTGCACCTTTGCAGCCAGCGGCCTGGGTGACTGCTGGGGACAAGGCCGGCTTGGTAGATCAAGCGCTGAGACGGACTTTTATTGCTGTGGAAGTGCCAATGTTTTGCTGTCCCTCTGGCTGTGCGTGTACTTTTGTGACGTCCCCgtttcaatcgtacactaatcatgcacgcaaatgtgtacgatcaaaatcaggactcacgggaagatattaCAACACAACTCTataacataaataagtcatacaagcatcataatacaagccagaggcctcgagggctcgaagacaagtgctcgatcatagacgagtcagcggatgcaacaatatctgagtacaaacataagttaaacaagtttgccttaagaaggctagcacaaactgggatacagatcgaaagaggcgcaggcctcctgcctgggatcctcctaaactactcctggttgtcgtcagcgggctgcacgtagtagtagacacctccggtgtagtaggagtcgtcgtcgacggtggcgtctagctcctgggctccgacatgtggttgcgacaaccaggtagaaaggaaaaggggaaaagagggtgaaaagcaaccgtgagtactcatccaaagtactcgcaagcaaggagctacactacatatgcatgggtatatgtgtaaagggccatatcggtggactgaactgcagaatgccagaataagagggggatagctaatcctgtcgaagactacgcttcaggccacctccgtcttgcagcatgtagaagagagtagatggtaagttcaccaagtagcatcgcatagcataaacctacccggcgatcccctcctcatcgccctgttagagagcgatcaccgggttatatctggcacttgaaagggtgtgttttattaagtatccggttctagttgtcataaggtcaaggtacaactccgggtcgtccttttaccgagggacacggctattcgaatagataaacttccctacagaggtgcaccacataacccaacacgctcgatcccatttggccggacacactttcctgggtcatgcccggcctcgggagatcaacacgtcgcagccccacctaggcacaacagagaggtcagcacgtcggtctaaatcctatggcgcaggggtctgggcccatcgcccattgcacacctgcacgttgcgagggcggccggaagcagacctagcctagcaggcattccagtccaatctggcgcgcgccgctcagtcgctgacgtcacgaaggcttcggctgataccacgacgccgagtgcccataactgttcccgcgtagttggttagtgcgtatagaccaaatggccagactcagatcaaataccaagatctcgttaagcgtgttaattgaagtatccgcgaacgctgaccagggccaggctcacctctctcctaggtggtctccacctgccctgtcgctccgccacaaagtaacagtcgggggccgtcgggaacccaggcccacctctaccgggatggagccacctgtcctttcagccccctcatcagaatcacttgcgggtactcaacgagctgacccgactttagtcaccacatgtgtcatgtatataaagtatatagtatatacccgtgatcacctcccgaagcgatcacggcccagtagtatagcatggcagacggacaagagtgtagggccactgatggaacactagcatcctatactaagcagtaggatagcaggtaagggtaacaactgtaggaacaatgacaggctatgcagcagaataggattaaccgaaagcagtaacatgctacactcttctaatccaagcagtatagagaagaataggcgatatctggtgatcaagggggggcttgcctggttgctctggcaagaagggttcgtcgtcgatgtagtcgatcacaggggtaccggcatcggtctcagggtctaccggaaagaagtaacgaagggggaacacaataaataacagagcaatcaaagcatcacaaagcataacatgacaaacgtggtgctagatgtgccctaacgcggtagtaggtgatatcggcaaagggggaaaacatccgggaaagtattactgcatcagcatgacgtcagcatgacgtcagcagtcaacagaggtgttgactgggtcaagcTGACGTgttggtcccagctgtcattgACTGTTAACTATCCTAACAGATTAATTAACTAACCTAAGTGATTAAGTTAATCTgatcaggattaattaagttaattaattaagtaaTAAATAAATTAATTATTTTCTTAATCATTATTTTCTTATTcttttttataaaatgtttaaggGCGGGGCCCGCCTGTCATTGGCCCCTGGGGGCTTAGTGGATTGGGCGCTGGCGAAACGGGTGCAGGCACCAGCCCGCTCGGTTGCTGGGGCGTGCGGGCGCCCGAGCGAAGGCCGAGCCTGGGCGGCAGCGGGCACGGCAACCCGAACGGGAGCTGGGGCAGAGCCGGGCGGAGCGGGGCTACCACGGCGGATGTGGTGGCTGAACGGGGCGGCAGCGGGAAGGAGAGAGCCCAGGGTGGGCGCCGGAGTTGGCCTCCGGCGCGGCGATGGCCCGCGGGGCCAGAGGTGGAGGCGGGGCACGGGGCGAGCGGGTCGGTGGCCGCGGGGACGGGCCACAACAGGAGGCAAGCGGGGACGGCGTGTCGGGGCTGTGCAAAGCACCAGCAGGGGAGTTTCGCGGGCGAGCGACGCAGGTGGGTGGCGAGCGCGCGTCCGTGCACGGTGGTGCACCGAGGGAGGCACGGACGGCGCGGGGacaggggaaggaggagggcggATGCCGTGGCCTCACCGGGATTTGTAGGGACGGGGCAGCGGGGGGGGGAGCGAGGAGGTCGTCGGGGACGACGCGAGCGACGACGGGGACGAGTAGGCGACGTAGAGGACgacggggaggcagtccggcgatgGCGTCCGGCGAGGTGGCTCCGAGCGACGGCGATCCGGGGCGGTGGCGTCGGCGCCGACGTCGACGGGGTCGGGGGCGTGGTCGCCCCGATCTGGGAAACGAGCGATGAGGGTTGGTGGAGCCGGCGAGGAGGAGCCGAGGATGGAGCAGCGACGGCGTGGGCGATGGGGTTGTCCGGCGACGGGGTCGCCGTGCAGGAGGCGGCGAGGTGTCAGCGTCGGGGGTGGAGGGGCGAGGGGATCGGGCTCCTCCTGATCCAGATCCAATCGAGGGGGGAGTGCGGGAGCGAGGTGGGAGAAGTGGGGCGTGGATAGGGTTTTGGGTGGGGTGTGAGAGGGGATAAGGGTGTGGGGGGTGTGGCcggttgggccggcctggtgagtggtggcccagttggccagggggcctcttctctttttatttttattttgtagttttgttttctatttctattcttttcctttttctttattttctctactgttttaattcatttttaATTATTTAGACATCCTGTAAAAACGTGGTTTCTTCACTATAAATACCTATGCATTAATTGGCACACTCTGAACATTTTACCTTAATGTTTACATTTTTTTGATGTTTGacgaaaattcaaatttgaatttgaacagTTTTGATACTACGcgggattagcaacagtaatcgagatGACGTGACATCAT
This genomic window from Aegilops tauschii subsp. strangulata cultivar AL8/78 chromosome 4, Aet v6.0, whole genome shotgun sequence contains:
- the LOC109765483 gene encoding zinc-finger homeodomain protein 4 isoform X1, whose protein sequence is MVSIVQLQRRRTEAAASARGILPDREERMDLSVPRGEFPIPMHAAASPYGGIGGGGVAVADHAMELHHDHANHNGQSQSQAQDMPSPPAAVSEDSSGKKRAAAIAGGAGGPAVKYRECLKNHAAAIGGNATDGCGEFMPSGEEGSLEALKCSACGCHRNFHRKELDDFDGDSCASHGYGYGHHAVRRLLGPAVPHHHKSSGGLLVTADHYGAYAAARALPPPPPPPLGHHHQIIMPLNMIQTSESDEMDGSGGGGIMGDGRGELASGGGGGSSSSKKRFRTKFTAEQKGRMLEFAENVGWRLQKLDDAMVQHFCQEIGVKRRVLKVWMHNNKHNLASRPLPTSPAQPQSQSMPLAMSMPMPMQVPPSQPGPSGHRGPSSPHAQGELKLD
- the LOC109765483 gene encoding zinc-finger homeodomain protein 4 isoform X2: MDLSVPRGEFPIPMHAAASPYGGIGGGGVAVADHAMELHHDHANHNGQSQSQAQDMPSPPAAVSEDSSGKKRAAAIAGGAGGPAVKYRECLKNHAAAIGGNATDGCGEFMPSGEEGSLEALKCSACGCHRNFHRKELDDFDGDSCASHGYGYGHHAVRRLLGPAVPHHHKSSGGLLVTADHYGAYAAARALPPPPPPPLGHHHQIIMPLNMIQTSESDEMDGSGGGGIMGDGRGELASGGGGGSSSSKKRFRTKFTAEQKGRMLEFAENVGWRLQKLDDAMVQHFCQEIGVKRRVLKVWMHNNKHNLASRPLPTSPAQPQSQSMPLAMSMPMPMQVPPSQPGPSGHRGPSSPHAQGELKLD